The genomic window TTCCCCATCTATAATGGGGAGAAATCTCTATGTATGCTCCAGTGGGGAATTCCTCTCTGATGTCATGACCAGAGAAGCTAAATGTCAAGCAGATGAGcatcaaataataaaaaacagactGATGAGCAGGGAAGAGAGATAAGAAAGATGGTATTTATTTGAACAGCCGCAGGAAATCAGAGATtgaaaaacatctaaaaaaaaaaaaaaaaagcagcacattgGTTAAAAAAGATTACAGCGTGTAGACGTTTTATACCTTAGGTGGCAAATCCCATCTCATAGCGCCCAGACCCATCACGGTCACGACCATCATTTTTTCGCCTTGTCCCGAGGGTAAGCCCCATTGGTTTTATTCAGTGACTCCATGCTGCCGGCTCCCGTCACCACGCTCGAGAGTATTCGCTCTACCTCCCCCGGcagaatttgtttctcttcGTTCTCTGTCTCCCTGTGGTAGAAATAGTTGAAGTTCGAGACGATGACGGGGACGGGAAGCGCAATGGTCAATACCCCTGCAATAGCACACAGCGTTCCCACGATCTTCCCACCCAATGTGGTTGGGCACATGTCTCCGTAGCCGACGGTCGTCATCGTGACCACGGCCCACCAGAACCCATCGGGGATGCTGGAGAAATGAGACTGTGGCTCATCCACTTCCGCAAAGTAGATGGCACTGGAGAAGAGGATGACGCCaataaagaggaagaagatgagCAAGCCCAGCTCCCGCATGCTGGCCTTGAGGGTCTGCCCCAGGATCTGCAGGCCTTTGGAGTGCCGCGAGAGCTTGAAGATGCGGAAGACCCTGACCAGCCGGATGATCCGCAGGATGGCTAAGGACATATTCTGCTGCCCATTGAGTTCACTCTGCTGGATCAGCTCGGTGGTGAGCGTCACGAAGTAGGGGATGATGGACACAATGTCGATGATGTTCATGATGTTCCTGAAGAACTCAGTCTTGCTAGGGCACACAATGAACCGGACAAAGAGCTCAAAGGAAAACCAGATAATGCAGGCAGTCTCTATGACGAAGAACGGGTCTGTGAAGGTGCTGTGGGCTAGCAAGGTATCTGTCACATTCCTAGAAATCTCCTTGGGGGACTTAAACTCCCTTTCTTCCCTGAACTCCGGCAAGGTCTCCATGCAGAAGATGATGATGGAGATGACAATGACCAGGACGGAGACCAAAGCTACACCCCTGGCTGCACTGGAGCTTTCAGGATACTCGAAGAGCAGCCAGAATTGCCTATGAAAGTCATTGGTTGGTAAGAGAGTCTCAGGGTCCTTGATGAACCCTTCATCCTCCCTGAACTGGTCCATGGCTTCATCACCCAGCTCATAGAAGGTGATTTCATCAGCAAAGACATCGATGGGGACATTGGCCGGGCGCCGGATTTTCCCACCGGACTGGTAGTAGTACAGGATCCCATCAAAACTGGGCCTGTTCCTATCGAAGAAATATTCATTCCTCATGGAGTCAAAGTAACGCATCCTCTTTTCTGGGTCCCCAAGCAAGGTCTCGGGAAACTGGTTGAGAGTCTTGAGCCGTGTCTCGAACCTCAGCCCAGCGATGTTGATGATGACACGCTGATCCCCTTCATCCATGCCCACCCGCTCCCCCACCAGGTGCTCACTGAACTCGGCCGAGAACCTGGAGAAAATGGTCTCATTGTTGGCGTTCTCGCTGTTGATGAGGATTCTCCAGTTGGAGAGGAGGTTGGCGCAGCTGGGATGGCCTTTCCGCGACTGGCTGGCAGGGCTGAGGTCGTTTGAATAACAGGGATCCTCCACGATCTGATCAGCGTTGTCAAAACTGACTAGTGCCACCTCCATCTCCTTCCAACTGGACACGTCCATCATATACTAATCAGATTAGCAGCATAAATCCCTGGGTCGGATACCAGCAGCTTGCGTTGTTCCCACGCTATGAGGATCTGTAAGTGAATGAAAAAGGAGACAGAGATGAATTGTGCATGCAGATTGCTTTTCTCAGCTGGAAAGAACAAAACGGATCTGAggtcagaaaaacaaaactggtacttttaatgaaaaagctaATTTCACTGACTGGCAAAAGCAGTAGAGTTCCAGCCTGTCTTTCAGTTCAGGATCCTGCCGGTCCTTTATACGGCGTCATTATTATCAGTAAACTTCCCAATACTGTTTGCAGCACCCAGGGATAAAAGGGTAGGTGGGAATGAGCATAAGGTGGGGATGAACGCAGCTGTCCCACCCAgccttcccccagccctgcagtaCAAGGGGCCATTTCAGAGATTCCCAGCACCACACACTAAATCACAGGCTGCGGGGTCCAGCATTTGGAGTGGGATTCAGAGATATAAAGCAACCTTCAGAGCTCTCCTGCATAGTAGATCTGATGTTCCCAAGTCACTCCAAAAGCCTGAAGAGAATCTTCTAATGTGAATCCCCCTGGCATCATCATTGCTGCAAAAGGTGCCATGCACCCAAAATACCCCTGGGTGCCCATCACCCCGGTACCCTGCTGCTGTTTTACTCAACCTGATAGCAAAgtcagagcagagcctggggaGCAGGCCAAGTTACAGAGCCAGGAGATTACCTGTCCTGCTTTGGGAGAAGCGCAAAGAGAAATTAGAGGTTAATGAGGAATGGTTCTGGGGTGATTTGCCCAGCAAAATGCACCTTTCTGGCAAACTCAGACCTCTGATTTATTGGGAGGTCTCCAGTCCCTCTGCCTTCCCACCCTTCCCCCTGCAAATATCTATTCTGGATGTGAAAAAACGCAGAAGGACATGCAGAAGCGCTCATTCCTACACGCGAACGCTAATCACCAAGGGCAAGCTGGCTTTCTTAGCTGGCAAAGTTTAGAGAGAGACACTGAAAACCACAGATGCCCTGAATTGCCAAGAATAGCAAGGCAATTTAGGCCATGTCTGTGTGGaaaagcaggggctgctctccACGGGAGCCTCAACCACTTCGCAGCACCGCCGGACCGCTGGTGGGATGGGGGCTGTCCCCGCTGCGGGGATGCAGCTCGGGCTAGAGAGACAGCAGTTCACCATCTGCCCCTCTCCCAATTCGGGGAGTGCATGGCACTGGACGAGACCCGGCGAGACACCGCAGAAGCCATGCCCGCTTCCAGAAGCTTTTGAAATCTCTAGCAGCCCTCTAAAGCTCTATTTAGCTGAAGTTGGAGctctgaaatttttcttcatttccccaGCCATGCCAGAAGCGTGTTCACCCACCCACACCAACGTACAGCCGTCATAGTTGGGTAGGGACAAGCTAGGAGCAGCCCTTTGCCCAAATCcattgcagaagtagatgtTAACACCCTGGCTTGCTAGGAATCGTTCTTCTTCTGCTATCATTACAACCTCAGAAAGCAAATCTTCATAGAGGCGCTCACACCCAGATGAGGGCTCAATCTTTCTCTTTACTCAGCGAAATCATGAGATGCTGGACTTGGGGACATGAACCAAGGCAACCCCCTTAAAGCTCATGTTTCCTTTGCTTCGGTATCCTTGAGACTCCACCTCCCTGGAGGTTCTTCTGGCTCTGTTTTTATGCCAATTTGTCCATGGAAGTGACCgttttggaagaaaagtgaGCTGGGAGGAAGGTTTGGggcaaacacagcaaaaaaatcatGACTGGAGAAAGCAACAGCAAGGTTTTGCCACGCGAGGAGCCTGCTGTGGTGATGAGAAGCCCCATGTTCCCCTGAGCTGACCTTCTCCATCTCCAGCGCCCTGCTCGGCGCAACTGCAAAGCCAGGCCAGAAGGGCCGGGATGAACGCGTGCccaaggagctgcagggctccACCAGGCTGGATTCGATTCACGCTTCATGTTTTGACTGCTTGACCAGAGCTGCTGTGAGCACGGCGAGATGTTTATCCCTCCGGCCATGCAGAGGGAGCTTCTAACTTCAGCGGTGGGATAGCAGCAAGCGGCGCTGGTCCCCAGAGGCGAGAGCGTGCTGGGGCAGCTCGCTGTGGCCCCGGTGCTCCGCGTGCTTTGCCAGCTGGAGCTGGAAATCCATGAACTGGTGatagctgcagaaaacagatattttcagtCTCCTTGTAGCATCAGAAACCGGGTGGAGGGAGAAGGGCTGCTGCTATCAGCCAGGTCCAAACAAAGCTCTTCTGGTCTTTCTAGGGAAAAACAAGTATTAaagaagaaggggggaaaaaaaacacgtATTCATTTCATGCTGAACCAAACCAAACAAGAGCGTTCGAGGGGGGGATTCATCCCTCCAGCCGAGAGACGAACACCGCCGGTGGACCTCCCTCGGAGCCCGCACAAAGCGCCCGGCTGCGGGTTCCCGCTTcgccttccttttcttttcctaatccAGACTCCCAAAgttgaggaaagaaagaaaaaaaaaatcagttaggAGTGGAAGGACCGTTTCGGTCTTGGCCGGAGCGCCGGGCAGGGCCAAGTCCGAGAGCCCTTctcggcgctgccgcggccAGAGACCGGCTTAAGCAGCCGGTGAAATCGCCTCCGCGGTCAGCGCCGCGAGATGATCTTGGTAGTTTAAGCATTAAGCGCGCTGTGCTCCTGATGCCGCCCGCTGGCGCTCGCTCCGCAGCACCGACCGAGAGGGGCTCGCGGCAGCGCGGGAAAGCGCCAGAGCTGGAAAAGTTGGCTTTGACCCGGACCACGTTCGccctaaaatattttcctatacCCTTCGGCATCCCGTACGTGGCCTTGCTCTTTCTGTCCCGAGCAGCATTCGCACCGGGGAGGGGGGTCTTGTCCtggatggggaaactgaggcacggagcCACGACGGGCCGGTTTGCAGGTGGCTGCCGGGAGCGGAAGATTGTGCTCAcggagagggggaaagaaaaatccccTTTTAGCTCCATTCGAAGCCATCTGGCAGATGTGGGGCTGGGTTTTCCATTTCCAAAACCTGCCAGCCCGCCCCGTCTGCCTCGTTCAAACGGAGACGAGAACGAGCGGAGCTTCGCAGAGCGATTTCCCGAAGCAAAACGGAGCCACCGCACCGCCTGCTCCGGGCTCGGAGGTTTGAACTAGAAAgtcgcctttttttttttttttcctcctaaatcaCCTAACATCTGCTTGCAGAATCTGATTAACTAATACCCTTTATCTGAAATCCCTGGCTGGGGAGAGGGtggggggaaataaataaataaaatagcgAGGGAGAGGGAAGGCGAAACGGAGAAAGGTCATTTTGCGAGAGCGCTCGCGTCTGCCCCGGCGCTGGCGCGTCGGTgccgcgctcgccccgctcccggcACCGCTGCGCCCGCGGCCCCGTCGCTCCCCGCGGCTCTCGCCGAGGGCTCCCGGGGAAAAGCGCGGCGGGCGAGACCGCGGGCGACGGTTttcccggcgcggccgccgcgggagTTATTAAATCCGCGTAGGGATGCGTAAGGAGGGGGGCAAATCCGGCCGTCCCCGCGGAAGGTCCCCTCGGGAGAACGCGGCCGATGTCATTTAAAAGGTCGGTCGCCGCTCGGTTCACTGGTTCATCGGCAGCCCGGCGAGCGGAGGGTTGCGGCAGCACCCGGCAAGGTTGGGAGCTTCGGCCCCTCCATCGCCCCAGGGGGCAGCATGCCCTAAggccttttattattattatttattaataattgtGCTAACGGGCCAGGAGGGTGGGAAAAAGAGGGATCGGGGCTTGGAGCATCCCCAGGCAGCCCGCTGCCGACCTACCTCTGGCCCGCGGGAACGGCGCGCTCCTCCGCGGGCGGCCCGTCCGcgccggcggcgaggcggcTCCGGTGGCTCCGCCGTGCCGGACATCTTaagcctccccctccccgccccggcgggaATGACGCCCTGCAccgcgctcccggccgcccGGCAGCCCTTGGCTCGCGCCCCGGGGCTTATATCCGCcactaataaataaataaataaataaataaataaataaataaaaataaataagtccTGAGCCTCCCAGCTGAACGGGACCAGGCAGCTTCGCGGCAGTCACTGGAATAGCTGggctgctgcttgcttttttattttattttattttgtgcccAATTcctcatttttgctttctttgcttttaggAGCCAGAGGTGGGTGCATGGCGTGGGAAGCAACAGGGGGGCTTGCAGCACCAGCCTTTTCCCTGGCACCCACccagcctcttcctcctcctcctcctcctccggccgCTTTGGGAAAGCGGAGGCGGCGCTGGCACATTTCTGCCCGGGCGCCGCAGCCTGAATTCCTCCCCGCTGACGCTGCTTCGCACCTGAGGGACCCAGCACCTaaattcccccctccccattcCCGCTTCCTTCCCAGTCCTCCGAGCTGTCTCGTCCCTGGCACGGCGTTAAGGAGGGCGGTAAGCCGCCCCGTCCCGGAGGAGCCCCGAGCAGACTCACTCGACTGCACGTCCAGCCTGGACGTGGCAAGGACAACGGGGCAGAGAGACGTCCGGGTCCCCGAGGAAGGAAGCGTGCCAGCAGCCAGGCCCCTTAATCCTTCTCGGTTTGCATCCTTTATTCCAAATTTTCcccatatttatttttatatatgcatatatgta from Rhea pennata isolate bPtePen1 chromosome 25, bPtePen1.pri, whole genome shotgun sequence includes these protein-coding regions:
- the KCNA10 gene encoding potassium voltage-gated channel subfamily A member 10, translated to MMDVSSWKEMEVALVSFDNADQIVEDPCYSNDLSPASQSRKGHPSCANLLSNWRILINSENANNETIFSRFSAEFSEHLVGERVGMDEGDQRVIINIAGLRFETRLKTLNQFPETLLGDPEKRMRYFDSMRNEYFFDRNRPSFDGILYYYQSGGKIRRPANVPIDVFADEITFYELGDEAMDQFREDEGFIKDPETLLPTNDFHRQFWLLFEYPESSSAARGVALVSVLVIVISIIIFCMETLPEFREEREFKSPKEISRNVTDTLLAHSTFTDPFFVIETACIIWFSFELFVRFIVCPSKTEFFRNIMNIIDIVSIIPYFVTLTTELIQQSELNGQQNMSLAILRIIRLVRVFRIFKLSRHSKGLQILGQTLKASMRELGLLIFFLFIGVILFSSAIYFAEVDEPQSHFSSIPDGFWWAVVTMTTVGYGDMCPTTLGGKIVGTLCAIAGVLTIALPVPVIVSNFNYFYHRETENEEKQILPGEVERILSSVVTGAGSMESLNKTNGAYPRDKAKK